In Strix uralensis isolate ZFMK-TIS-50842 chromosome 18, bStrUra1, whole genome shotgun sequence, one DNA window encodes the following:
- the ZNF335 gene encoding zinc finger protein 335 isoform X6, with protein MEENAVESSSDAAPQAVREEPSESGLGVGTSEAVSADSSDAASAPGPLSRADDSGVGQSSDSSGVSLEEVSESSSSTDAIPRIYLPDSSSIAQSTLVSSVSTVSQSIMVSESPQVLVHSSVITDGATIVSDSTASTSSDLGSAIDKIIESTIGPDIIQSCIAVTSAEDGGAETTQYLILQGPDDGAPMVSQMATSALANSLAIEGVADGPTSTCLEQPGPSDPSEQLEVLELPARPDRAREADGGQELDQPDMETLEEMMEVVVVQQFKCKMCQYKSVSKKTLINHMKERHFQPVGSAVALKKGRLRKGGSAPKSAEEEVLEEEEEDDIMDAGAIDDPEEDSDYNPAEDEPRGRQPKYSRTVPTSSEERPRRRPGRPRKFPRLEDTPQDVPEGGEVEPLVTSQSTPSPELQNSEAASSSGLENGTGESLAEPGISQSDSENKDPSSNTSPEEADLIPRRRGRPSRRFLGKKYRKYMGRRYYYKSPKPLMRPYLCRICGSRFLTHDDLRFHVNSHEANDPQLFKCLQCSYRSRRWSSLKEHMFNHVGSKPYKCEECNYTSVYKKDVIRHSTVHSRDRKKRADPPPKLNSFPCPVCNRIYPMQKRLTQHMKTHSTEKPHMCDKCGKSFKKRYTFKMHLLTHIQAIANRRFKCEFCDYVCEDKKVLLNHQLSHMNDKPYKCSFCKYSTFREDFLVSHMAVKHTGGKPFACEFCHFTTKHKKNLRLHVHCRHADSFEEWAQRHPEEPPCRRRPFFTLQQIEELKQQHSQVQAPAEPEASPPVPLGPVTYQAVQAVTGAEPPILSQDSLGGATIIYEQAVAGSAELATQTALDLLLNMSAQHELATGSLQVAVVKQEDSGEAQAPCEPQAREEGAEVDSEEQQEQKLVTLHMAEPGETLVREACEEATLGGSELQQITIPFGATTEYSIITPISEEIQAPGTLYSEESPAESSHAVVVSEAVMTEEALKDHNNHYIMSSGVPGSQFHHIEPLSGDAAFPAPAEGQEAQPASIKWPLVQCVTRQLQKDSSLSPASEGREISSPKVKWPALQGVAKKLSCKVSTAKKLSCKISTAKKFSCKICTAMFTGRAEMESHKRAHIGPSTFKCPDCPFTAALWPEVRSHMVQHASLRPHKCSHCSFASKNKKDLRRHMLTHTNEKPFACQICGQRFNRNGHLKFHMQRLHSSEGKRPGPPAAAAPQTIILNSDEDTLATLQTALQSGQAVLAPERLQQALGQEHIIVAQEQSVASQEEAAYIQEITTADGQTVQHLVTSDNQVQYIIAQDGVQHLLPHEYVVVPEGHHIQVQDGQITHIQYEQGSQFLQEPQIQYMPVSPEQQLVTQAQLEAAAHSAVSAVADAAMAQAQGVFTAEATAEQLQQLQEGIHYDVITLAD; from the exons ATGGAGGAAAATGCGGTGGAGAGCAGCAGCGACGCGGCCCCGCAGGCGGTGCGGGAGGAGCCCTCCGAGAGCGGCCTGGGTGTCGGGACCTCGGAGGCCGTGTCGGCGGACAGCAGCGACGCCGCCTCGGCCCCCGGGCCCCTCTCCCGGGCAGATGACTCCGGTGTGGGCCAGAGCTCCGACAGCAGCGGGGTCTCCTTG GAAGAGGTGTCggagagcagctccagcacagaTGCCATTCCCCGGATTTACCTGCCAGATTCATCCTCCATCGCCCAGTCCACCTTGGTCTCCAGTGTCTCCACCGTGAGCCAGTCCATCATGGTGTCAGAGTCTCCACAAGTCCTGGTCCACTCCAGCGTCATCACTGATGGAGCCACAATCGTGTCAGACTCCACCGCGTCCACTTCCTCGGACCTCGGTTCTGCTATCGACAAAATCATCGAGTCCACAATTGGGCCTGACATCATCCAGA gcTGCATCGCTGTGACCAGCGCGGAGGATGGCGGGGCAGAGACTACACAGTACCTCATTCTGCAGGGGCCCGATGATG GTGCCCCCATGGTGTCCCAGATGGCCACTTCTGCTCTGGCCAACAGCTTGGCGATAGAAGGTGTTGCTGATGGACCTACCTCCACATGCCTTGAGCAGCCTGGCCCTTCGGACCCTTCCGAGCAGctggaagtgctggagctgcccgCGCGGCCAGATCGGGCCCGAGAGGCGGATGGTGGGCAGGAGCTGGACCAGCCGGACATGGAGACCCTGGAAGAGAtgatggaggtggtggtggtgcagcAGTTCAAGTGCAAGATGTGTCAGTACAAGAGCGTCTCCAAGAAAACGCTGATTAACCACATGAAAGAGCGGCACTTCCAGCCAG TCGGTTCAGCTGTGGCTTTGAAAAAAGGACGTCTGCGAAAGGGGGGATCTGCTCCAAAGAGTGCGGAGGAGGAGGTcctagaagaagaagaagaagacgatATCATGGATGCTGGTGCTATTGATGACCCTGAAG AGGACAGTGACTATAACCCAGCTGAGGACGAGCCCCGTGGGCGACAGCCCAAGTACAGCCGCACTGTCCCCACGTCCAGCGAGGAGAGGCCGCGTCGACGCCCGGGAAGACCCCGCAAGTTTCCTCGTCTGGAGGACACGCCCCAGGACGTGCCTGAAG GAGGGGAGGTGGAGCCCTTGGTGACGTCCCAGAGCACGCCGAGCCCCGAGCTGCAGAACTCAGAAGCGGCCAGTTCCTCTGGCCTGGAGAACGGGACCGGTGAGAGCCTGGCGGAGCCCGGCATCAGCCAGTCCGACTCTGAGAACAAGGACCCTTCCTCCAACACCAGCCCCGAGGAGGCAGACCTCATCCCCAGGAGGCGAGGGCGGCCCTCCCGCCGCTTCCTGGGCAAGAAATACCGCAAGTACATGGGGCGCAG GTACTACTACAAGTCGCCCAAGCCCCTGATGAGGCCCTACCTGTGTCGGATCTGCGGCTCGCGTTTCCTCACGCACGACGATCTGCGTTTCCACGTCAACTCGCACGAGGCCAATGACCCGCAGCTCTTCAAGTGTCTCCAGTGCAGCTACCGCTCCCGCCGCTGGTCCTCCCTCAAG GAGCACATGTTCAACCACGTGGGCAGCAAGCCCTACAAGTGCGAGGAGTGCAATTACACCAGTGTGTACAAGAAGGACGTCATCCGGCACTCCACCGTGCACAGCCGGGACAG gaaaaagagaGCTGATCCG CCCCCAAAGCTGAACTCCTTCCCGTGCCCCGTATGCAACCGTATCTACCCCATGCAGAAGAGGCTTACCCAGCACATGAAGACGCACAGCACGGAGAAGCCGCACATGTGTGACAAG TGTGGGAAGTCATTTAAGAAGCGCTACACCTTCAAGATGCACCTGCTGACGCACATCCAGGCCATCGCCAACCGCAG GTTCAAGTGTGAGTTCTGTGACTACGTCTGCGAGGACAAAAAGGTGCTGCTGAACCACCAGCTGTCGCACATGAACGACAAACCCTACAAGTGCAGCTTCTGCAAGTACTCCACCTTCCGCGAGGACTTCCTGGTCTCGCACATGGCTGTCAAGCACACGG GGGGGAAGCCGTTCGCTTGCGAGTTCTGTCACTTCACCACCAAGCACAAGAAGAACCTGCGCCTCCACGTGCACTGCCGCCACGCTGACTCCTTCGAGGAGTGGGCCCAGAGGCACCCCGAGGAgccgccctgccgccgccgccccttcTTCACCCTGCAGCAGATCGaggagctgaagcagcagcacagccaggtgCAAGCCCCAGCTGAGCCAGAGGCCAGTCCGCCG GTGCCTCTTGGCCCCGTCACCTACCAGGCGGTGCAGGCTGTCACAGGAGCAGAGCCCCCCATCCTCTCGCAGGATTCCCTGGGAGGGGCCACTATCATTTACGAACAAG CTGTGGCTGGGTCGGCGGAACTGGCCACGCAGACGGCTCTGGACCTGCTGCTCAACATGAGCGCTCAGCACGAGCTGGCCACAGGCTCGCTGCAG GTGGCAGTGGTGAAGCAGGAGGATTCGGGAGAGGCACAGGCCCCCTGCGAGCCACAGGCGCGGGAGGAGGGGGCAGAGGTGGactctgaggagcagcaggagcagaagtTGGTGACGCTGCACATGGCAGAGCCTGGGGAGACGCTGGTGCGGGAGGCTTGCGAGGAGGCAACCCTGGGGGGCTCAGAGCTGCAGCAGATCACGATCCCCTTCGGTGCGACGACGGAGTACAGCATCATCACTCCCATCAGCGAGGAGATTCAGGCTCCCGGCACGCTGTACAG CGAGGAGAGCCCCGCGGAGAGCTCCCACGCGGTTGTGGTGAGCGAAGCTGTGATGACAGAGGAGGCTCTGAAGGACCATAACAATCACTATATCATGTCATCTGGCGTCCCAGGGAGCCAGTTCCATCACATCGAG CCCCTCAGCGGGGACGCTGCCTTCCCCGCGCCTGCGGAGGGCCAGGAGGCCCAGCCCGCCAGCATCAAGTGGCCCCTGGTGCAGTGTGTCACCAGGCAGCTCCAGAAGGACTCGTCTTTATCCCCAGCCTCCGAGGGGCGGGAGATCTCATCCCCCAAGGTCAAGTGGCCTGCACTGCAAGGCGTGGCCAAGAAGCTCTCCTGCAAGGTTTCCACAGCCAAGAAGCTCTCCTGCAAGATTTCCACAGCCAAAAAGTTTTCATGCAAGATTTGCACAGCCATGTTCACGGGGAGAGCAGAGATGGAGAGTCACAAGAGAGCCCACATTGGGCCCAGCACCTTCAAGTGTCCCGACTGTCCGTTCACTGCAGCCCTCTGGCCGGAGGTTCGG AGCCACATGGTCCAGCATGCCAGCCTTCGGCCTCACAAGTGCAGCCACTGCAGCTTCGCCTCCAAGAACAAGAAGGACCTGCGCAGGCACATGCTGACGCACACCAACGAGAAGCCCTTTGCCTGCCAGATCTGTGGGCAGAG GTTCAACCGTAACGGGCACCTCAAGTTCCACATGCAGCGTTTGCACAGCTCGGAGGGGAAGAGGCCAGGGCCGCCTGCAGCTGCTGCGCCACAGACCATCATCCTGAACAGTGACGAGGACACGCTGGCCACCCTGCAGA cagctctgcagtccGGGCAGGCGGTGCTGGCTCCTGAGCGGCTGCAGCAGGCTCTGGGGCAGGAGCACATCATCGTCGCGCAGGAGCAGAGCGTCGCCAGCCAG GAGGAGGCTGCGTACATCCAGGAGATCACAACTGCAGACGGACAGACAGTACAGCACTTAGTGACCTCCGACAACCAG GTTCAGTACATCATCGCCCAGGATGGTGTGCAGCACTTGCTTCCCCACGAGTATGTTGTCGTCCCGGAGGGACACCACATCCAG GTCCAGGACGGTCAGATCACCCACATCCAGTACGAACAGGGCAGCCAGTTCCTCCAGGAGCCGCAG ATCCAGTACATGCCTGTCTCACCCGAGCAGCAGCTCGTCACCCAGGCGCAGCTGGAAGCAGCGGCACACTCGGCAGTCTCAG CGGTGGCTGACGCCGCCATGGCCCAGGCGCAGGGTGTCTTCACCGCCGAGGCCACGGccgagcagctgcagcagctgcaggaggggaTCCACTACGACGTCATCACGCTGGCCGACTAG